The Pelagibius sp. CAU 1746 genomic sequence GCCCCAGACGGTCTCGATGTAGTTGTCGCCGCCGGTCGCGTTGGCCAGTTTCTTGCGCAGCTTGCAGACGAAGACGTCGATGATCTTCAGTTCGGGCTCGTCCATGCCGCCGTAGAGATGGTTGAGGAACATCTCCTTGGTCAGGGTCGTGCCCTTGCGCAGCGACAACAGCTCCAGGATCCCGTATTCCTTGCCGGTCAAGTGGAGGGGCTGGCCTTCCACCTCGACGGTGCGGGTATCCAGGTTGACCGTCAGCTTGCCGGTCGAAATCACCGAGTCCGAATGGCCCTTGGAGCGGCGGACGATGGCCTGGATGCGCGCGACCAGCTCTCGCTTGTCGAACGGCTTGGTCAGGTAGTCGTCGGCGCCGACGCCGAGGCCCTTGATCTTGTCATCGAGGCCGCTGAGGCCCGAGAGGATCAGGATCGGTGTCTTGACCCGGGCGGCGCGGAGGCGCCGCAGCACCTCGTAGCCGTCCATGTCCGGCAACATCAGATCAAGAATGATGATGTCGTAGTCGTAGAGTTTCCCGATCTCAAGGCCGTCTTCGCCCATATCGGTCGTGTCGCACACATAGCCTTCCGACCGGAGCATCATCTCGATGCCTTGGGCTGTGGCGGTATCGTCCTCGACAAGCAGAACTCTCATGGTGGTGACCTAATGCCTGTATGGTTCCCCTGGGATTTGATTATTAACCATTTTGCCGAAGCATTGTTAATAAATTCTTACCATCGTTAATTATTGTTGATTGGCGGCAAACAAGCGGTCCGGAGGTTGCGGCGGCCCGGTGCCGATTGCCGATTTTCTTAATTTTACCCAACCTTAAGGCCGATACCGGAGACTGCCTCGAAAGGTCGTTGTTCTTGGACCGGGGGGCCTCAGGCGAATTACTGGATGGTTGTTTCCACCGTCGTTAAGGAAATTGGTCAGCTGGCGGATTACCGCCTGTATGGCCGCGTTGCCGGCGTGCTCGGCATGCTGGTCGAAGTCGCCGGTCTCGAACAGGCTCTTTCCATCGGCTCACGCTGCGCCATTCACGCCCAGGGGGACCGCCGGGTGATCTGCGAGGTCATCGGCTTCCGCCAGCGCCGCGCCCTGCTGCTGCCCTTCGGCTCCCTGGAAGGGGTCGGGCTTGGCTGCAAGGCGGAGGTCTTGGAGAGCGAGCCGCTGGTGCGGCCCTCCAGCGCCTGGCTGGGTCGCGTGGTCAACGCCCTCGGCGAGCCCATCGACGGCAAGGGGCCGCTGCCCGACGGGCCGGCCGCCTACAGCCTGCGCGCCTCGCCGCCGCCAGCGCACAGCCGCAAGCGCCTAGGCGGCAAGATCGATCTGGGCGTGCGCGCCATCAACACTTTCCTCTCCTGCTGCCGCGGCCAGCGCATGGGCATCTTCGCCGGTTCGGGCGTCGGCAAGTCCGTGCTGCTTTCGATGCTGGCGCGTTACGCCGAGGCCGACGTGAACGTCATCGGCCTGATCGGCGAGCGCGGCCGCGAGGTTCAGGAGTGGCTGGAGGACGACCTGGGGCCGGAGGGCCTGGCCCGTTCGGTGGTCGTGGTTGCCACTTCCGACGAGCCGCCGCTGATGCGCCGCCAGGCCGCCTACCTCACCATGGCGCTCAGCGAGTGCTTCCGCGACGAGGGCCAGGACGTTCTTTGCCTGATGGACTCCGTCACACGCTTCGCCATGGCGATGCGCGAGATCGGCCTCTCGGCCGGCGAGCCGCCGGCCAGCAAGGGCTATCCACCCTCGGTCTTTGCCGAATTGCCGCGCCTGCTGGAACGAGCCGGCCCGGGCATCGAGGACGGCTCGGTCACTGGCCTCTTCACGGTACTGGTGGAGGGCGACGACCACAACGAACCCATCGCCGACGCGGTGCGCGGCATCCTGGACGGCCATATCGTCCTGGAGCGCGCGGTGGCCGAGCGCAACCGCTATCCGGCCATCAATCTGCTGCGCAGCGTTTCGCGCACCATGCCGGACTGTAACAGCGAGGGCGAGAACGCCCTGGTCCACCGGGCCCGCAACCTGCTGTCGACTTATGAGAACATGGCCGAACTGATCCGCATCGGCGCCTATAAGCAAGGCAGCGATCCGGCGGTCGACGAGGCGATCCACTACAACGACGCCCTGGAGGCCTTCCTCGGCCAGAAGAAGGACGAGATCAGTCATCTGGCGGAAGGCTACAGCCAGCTCGCCGGTCTGCTCGGCATGGACGATCCTGTTGCCGTTCAGGCCGCGCAGCCGCAAGCCGCCAGGGAAGACATCGAGGTGGAAGGATTGGCCGCGGCCCAAACGGCGGTGCCCGAAGGCGGTCTCGACGCCGTTCAGGCCCAGGAACGCCGGCCCGGCGAGCGGGGTTTCGAGCAGCGCCGCGACCGCATGGCCGCCGCGCTCAATCTGGCCCAGGCGAAAGCCGTGGCTTCCGGCCAGGCACAATGAAGGACGGTGCGGTGGCGGGAGTGACGCCCCGCAGGCGCGAGAACGGGTATTTTGTTAGGAGTTGATTTGCGGTGACTGCCCTTGATCAGTTGGTGCGCCTGCACCGTTGGAACCTGGACGAGAAGCGTCAGAAGCTTGCCGAACTGGAACGTTTTCGGACCAAGCTGCTGGGCAACATCGAAGCGCTGCAAGCCGAGCTTGCCCGCGAGCAGGCCGCGGCCGAGCGCTCGGAGATCGCCAGTATCTCCCTGCCGGCCTTCATAAAGGCCACCATCGACCGGCGCCAGAAGATCGAGGAATCGATCGCCGGGGTCGACCGCTCCATCGCCTTCGCCCGCGACGAGATCGCTCAGGCCTTTCAGGAATTCAAGAAGTACGAGACGGCGCACGGCAACCACCAGCGCCGCGAGGCCTTGAAGCAGTCGCGCAGAGAGCAGAACGCTTCCGACGAGCTGGGCATCGACCTGCACCGCCGCCAGGCGGCGGGAGCCGCCCAGAGTTAGCGAGAAAATCTAAGCTCAGACGTTCAACCCGTCGTGCGGCCGGCCGGCGGACTGCGCCGCCAGTAGCTGCAGCCAATCCGGTGAAGCCTGGAAGACGAGCTGGCCGGTATAGCCGGCGATGGCGTTGGCCTCCTCGAAAAGCGCCATGAGGTCGCCTCGCACCAGGGCGGGCAGGGGACGGCGGCTGCGCAGCAGCAGGTCGAAGCGGCGCGCCCGCACCAGTCCGTCGAGCTGCAGCTCGCCGTGACGCTCCAGTTCCAGTTCCAGCACGAAGCGGGTGGCCTTGTCGCCGTCTTGCCCATCCTTGCCGCCGCCGTGATGCTGGTGGCGGAAGAAGCAGCGCAGCTCGCGCAGGCCCTGCTCGCTCCACAGCGGCAGGTTCACGAAGCGCCACTCGCCGGCCGGGGTATCGATGCTGCGGTTGAGGCCGGCGAACTCGCGGCCCAGACGCTCGAAAAGATCGCCGTGCTCGGCGCGCTCTGCAGCGGCCGCGGCCGGCGCCAGCCAGCCGCCGAGGTTGCCCTGGTTCAGGGCCGAGAGGAAGAACAGCATGCCGGAGGCGAGGCGCGGGCCGACCTGGGGCAGGGTTCGGGTCACGGCTTCCGCCTGCGCCGGCTGCAGCCCGTGGAAGATCGCTTCCTCCAGCGCTTCCAGGCTGGGCCAGGCGGCGGCCAGGGCGCGGGCGGCCGGCGTGTCCTGACCGGGCTGCAGGGCGGCGGGCAGGGTGATCTGCAGCGCCAGGCTGCTGCCCGGCGGCAGGGCGGCGCGCGTGTCCAGGGTGAGTGTCCCCAGCGGCGTGTGCAGGATGGGCTGGCCGCTGCTGGTGGTTGCCGTGACCAGGCCGGTCAGGCGCAGGCCCGCTGCGGCAGGAGATGCGGTGCCGCCGGGACCGGCCGGGAGGGCCTGGGCGCCTTGAGGGCGCCCTTGGGGGCCGCTGGGGGTGCCGGCGGCGCGGGCCGCGGCTTCGGTCGAGAGGTTTTGCAGAGCGGAGGCAACGGAGTGGCCGGAATTGGCGACCGGGGTCTGTGGCGCCAGGCGCAGGCCCGCCGTGGTATTGCCTGTGGCAGGGGTGCCGGGGGTGGCGGCGCCGGCGGCCGAAGCGCTTGGGGCCGAAGCGCTTGACGGCGTGGCGCTGCCGGGCGCCAGGCTCTGCGGCGCGCCTGTGGCCGGGGTGACGGCTTGACCGACGGTCGGCCCCGTCGCCGGCGTGCCCGGGGGAGCCGCCGGGGCTGCGGAGGTGCCCGCTTGCCCGCCGGACTGGCCCGGGATCTGGCCGGCTGCTTGACCGGCGGCAGGAGCTGTCGCAGGTATGGCGGCCGGGTGCGGGAGGGGACCGGATGGCGGTGCTCCGGGTGCGGTGGCGGCGGTTTGCGACTGGACGCCCAGCGCCAGGATGCGCACCAGCAGTTCGGCGCCCGGTTGCGCGGTCGGCAGGCCGGCCAGCAGCGGCACCGGCGGGGCGGCGTGCAGGACGCCGCGCAGCACCTGGGCCGGCTGCACAAGGTCGTGGGGAGTGGCCGGCAGGGTGCTGGGCGTCTGCGCCGCCGCGGCGCCCGGCGGCAGCGTCTGAACCGCTCCGCCGCCGGCGTTCGGCACAGCCGCGCCAGCGCTGTCCAACAGGAGGAGGTTTATCATCACCTGTGGCCCGACGCTGCGCACCTGCAGCACGACTTCGCTGCCGACGGGCAGCGCACGGGTCGCCGCAAGCTGCAGAACGCCGACGCGCGTGCGCACCAGGAGGTGCCCGTGCTCATCCTTGCCGACGACGGTGCCACGCAGGCTTTCACCCGTTGCCAGGCGCGAGAGGTCGGGGGAGGGATCGACGACGCGGACGGCGCTTTCACCGCCCGTCGCGGACGCCGGGCGCGTCGTTCCTGCGGCAAGGGTCGCGAAGATATCGCTCATGCCGCAGGGCCCTTCAGGTCTTGCCGTTAAGCCGCCGTGTCAGGGCTTCGATGTCGCTGGCCGCCTGCGAGTTCGGGTGGCGGACGAGCAACGGTACCTGGTGGCGGATGGCGTCCTTCACCTTGCTGTCGCGGCGGATCACGCCGGCCAGCGGCGGGGATATCTTCAGGAAAGACTCGCAGGCTTTCAGCAGGGTGGCATAGGTGCGTTCACCCTCTGCCGGAGAAGTCGCCATGTTGATGACGATGCGCAGATCGGCTTTGGGGTTCTGCATCTGGGCCAGCTTGATGAAGGCGTAGGCGTCGGTCAGCGAAGTCGGCTCGTCGGTCGCCACCACCAAGGTGGTGCGGGCGGCGGCGGCCAGATCCCGCACGGTGCGCTCCAGGCCGGCACCCAGGTCCAGGATCACCCGGTCGTAGGAAGACGCCAGGGCGGCCAGGTCGTCCATCAGCTGCCGGAGGCGCCCGGCGGGAATGTTGGCCAGGCTGCCGCTGCCCGAGCGCCCGGCGATGACGTCGAAGCCGCCGGCGTCGTGATGGGTCGCCGCCTCCTTCAGTTCGTAGCTGCCGTCCAGCACGCCGCCCAGATCGTTGGAGGGGTGCAGGCCGAGCTGGATGTCGACGTTGGCCAGGCCCAGGTCGCCGTCGAACAGCAGCACGCGTCCGCCGCCGCGGGCAAGGGCCTGCGCCAGAGTGACGGAGAGCCAGGTCTTGCCGACGCCGCCCTTGCCGGAAGCGACCGCCAGCATGTTCGCGCAGCTCGTCCGCTGCTCTTCACGTTCCATCATGGGGGCTTCGATCATTCTGTTAGTCCGCCGCGAGAAGGGTGGAGGCTTGGAAAGGCGCCCGGCTGCTGAGCAGGCGCGCCAGGGAAACCGGGT encodes the following:
- a CDS encoding MinD/ParA family protein, whose amino-acid sequence is MIEAPMMEREEQRTSCANMLAVASGKGGVGKTWLSVTLAQALARGGGRVLLFDGDLGLANVDIQLGLHPSNDLGGVLDGSYELKEAATHHDAGGFDVIAGRSGSGSLANIPAGRLRQLMDDLAALASSYDRVILDLGAGLERTVRDLAAAARTTLVVATDEPTSLTDAYAFIKLAQMQNPKADLRIVINMATSPAEGERTYATLLKACESFLKISPPLAGVIRRDSKVKDAIRHQVPLLVRHPNSQAASDIEALTRRLNGKT
- a CDS encoding flagellar FliJ family protein; amino-acid sequence: MTALDQLVRLHRWNLDEKRQKLAELERFRTKLLGNIEALQAELAREQAAAERSEIASISLPAFIKATIDRRQKIEESIAGVDRSIAFARDEIAQAFQEFKKYETAHGNHQRREALKQSRREQNASDELGIDLHRRQAAGAAQS
- the fliI gene encoding flagellar protein export ATPase FliI, which encodes MVVSTVVKEIGQLADYRLYGRVAGVLGMLVEVAGLEQALSIGSRCAIHAQGDRRVICEVIGFRQRRALLLPFGSLEGVGLGCKAEVLESEPLVRPSSAWLGRVVNALGEPIDGKGPLPDGPAAYSLRASPPPAHSRKRLGGKIDLGVRAINTFLSCCRGQRMGIFAGSGVGKSVLLSMLARYAEADVNVIGLIGERGREVQEWLEDDLGPEGLARSVVVVATSDEPPLMRRQAAYLTMALSECFRDEGQDVLCLMDSVTRFAMAMREIGLSAGEPPASKGYPPSVFAELPRLLERAGPGIEDGSVTGLFTVLVEGDDHNEPIADAVRGILDGHIVLERAVAERNRYPAINLLRSVSRTMPDCNSEGENALVHRARNLLSTYENMAELIRIGAYKQGSDPAVDEAIHYNDALEAFLGQKKDEISHLAEGYSQLAGLLGMDDPVAVQAAQPQAAREDIEVEGLAAAQTAVPEGGLDAVQAQERRPGERGFEQRRDRMAAALNLAQAKAVASGQAQ
- the ctrA gene encoding response regulator transcription factor CtrA, whose amino-acid sequence is MRVLLVEDDTATAQGIEMMLRSEGYVCDTTDMGEDGLEIGKLYDYDIIILDLMLPDMDGYEVLRRLRAARVKTPILILSGLSGLDDKIKGLGVGADDYLTKPFDKRELVARIQAIVRRSKGHSDSVISTGKLTVNLDTRTVEVEGQPLHLTGKEYGILELLSLRKGTTLTKEMFLNHLYGGMDEPELKIIDVFVCKLRKKLANATGGDNYIETVWGRGYVLRDPVSTDSAEPAKHAANA